The following coding sequences lie in one Leptospira inadai serovar Lyme str. 10 genomic window:
- a CDS encoding aldo/keto reductase: protein MPNPPLTQSIQLNNGIRMPVLGLGVWKTKSGKECRDAVNWALEAGYRHIDTAKIYGNEQDVGAAIKESGIPRDQIFVTTKLWNSDQKEPRRNLELSLKSLGLESIDLYLIHFPISGTRKQAWKELEKFYDEGLVKSIGVSNYTISHLEELLPQAEIIPAVNQVEFHPFLNQKELAAKCKENGIILEAYSPLAHGRKINDPKLISIAQKIGKTPAQVLIRWAIDKGFVVIPKSVKKERLVENSQVFDFSLSQSELQDMESWNEDFRTCWDPTGA from the coding sequence ATGCCAAATCCTCCCTTAACGCAATCGATTCAACTGAATAACGGAATACGGATGCCGGTCCTCGGTCTTGGAGTCTGGAAAACCAAATCCGGAAAGGAATGCAGAGACGCGGTTAACTGGGCTTTGGAAGCGGGGTATCGTCATATCGATACCGCAAAGATTTACGGAAACGAGCAGGACGTCGGCGCCGCAATTAAGGAAAGCGGAATCCCTAGAGATCAAATCTTCGTTACGACTAAATTATGGAATTCCGACCAAAAGGAACCGCGCAGAAATTTGGAACTCTCCTTAAAGAGTTTAGGTTTGGAATCGATCGATTTATATCTGATTCATTTTCCTATCTCAGGTACAAGAAAGCAGGCTTGGAAAGAGTTGGAAAAATTTTACGATGAAGGTTTAGTAAAATCGATCGGAGTCAGTAACTACACGATCTCTCATCTGGAGGAACTCCTTCCTCAGGCGGAAATCATTCCTGCAGTGAACCAAGTGGAATTCCATCCCTTCTTGAATCAGAAAGAATTAGCCGCTAAGTGCAAGGAGAACGGAATCATTCTGGAAGCGTACAGCCCCCTAGCGCACGGGAGAAAAATCAACGACCCTAAATTGATTTCCATCGCTCAAAAAATCGGAAAGACTCCCGCCCAAGTTTTGATTCGCTGGGCGATCGATAAAGGATTCGTAGTAATTCCTAAATCGGTAAAAAAGGAACGGTTAGTGGAAAACTCTCAGGTATTTGACTTCTCCTTATCTCAAAGCGAACTTCAAGATATGGAATCTTGGAATGAAGATTTCAGAACCTGCTGGGATCCGACAGGAGCCTGA
- a CDS encoding DUF1801 domain-containing protein, with the protein MKSKKINTDSKKKIEFGTAAVAEVFYNYPERMRTKLLFLRQLIFDTASMTESIGPLEETLKWGEPSYLTTQTKSGSTIRIHHRESRADEYGIYFNCKTTLIEQFKRKYRNQFRFEGNRSIVFKYDEPIPVTELQDCISLALTYHRSKSNR; encoded by the coding sequence ATGAAATCGAAAAAAATAAATACGGATTCCAAAAAGAAGATAGAATTCGGAACCGCCGCGGTAGCCGAAGTTTTCTATAATTACCCGGAAAGAATGCGGACTAAACTTCTTTTCCTGAGGCAATTGATTTTCGACACGGCTTCGATGACGGAAAGCATCGGTCCTTTGGAAGAAACCTTAAAATGGGGTGAGCCCAGCTATCTGACGACACAAACAAAAAGCGGAAGTACGATTCGAATTCATCATAGGGAATCCCGAGCGGATGAATATGGAATTTACTTTAATTGCAAAACCACCCTGATCGAACAATTCAAAAGGAAATACCGCAATCAGTTCCGCTTCGAAGGAAATCGGAGCATCGTTTTTAAATACGACGAGCCTATCCCTGTTACCGAATTACAAGATTGCATCTCTCTAGCTTTAACGTACCATCGCAGTAAGTCGAATCGTTAA
- a CDS encoding DUF6962 family protein — MKEALIGLAIYPVSYSIPFMQTSTVISDFILAAVAAWTGFRLHGNWNKRSGAWGFYSIAIGAALGSLFFAGVTVIEPIYRIVIGFAAQVGVPWIGLAFFTGTFGRISPRNWITISLFLVLLSLADRWMALGGYSTFIGALSFITIIVSCVKRYSGAHKPAAMYGILGSLLFILAGLAIGTAGEAAGILKVDIYHFVLAGACYCLGFSLKRLG; from the coding sequence GTGAAAGAAGCCTTAATCGGACTTGCAATTTATCCAGTCTCTTATTCAATACCCTTCATGCAAACGAGCACAGTTATATCCGATTTTATCCTGGCGGCCGTTGCAGCCTGGACAGGATTCCGACTTCACGGTAATTGGAATAAACGAAGCGGAGCCTGGGGATTCTATTCCATCGCTATCGGTGCCGCTCTCGGGAGTTTATTTTTCGCAGGAGTTACGGTAATCGAACCTATCTACCGAATCGTGATCGGATTTGCCGCCCAAGTCGGAGTTCCTTGGATCGGCTTGGCCTTTTTTACCGGAACTTTCGGGAGGATCAGCCCCAGGAATTGGATTACGATTTCTCTTTTTCTCGTTTTACTGTCGTTAGCGGATCGTTGGATGGCTTTAGGAGGCTATTCCACATTCATCGGGGCCTTATCTTTTATAACTATCATCGTCTCTTGCGTTAAACGATATAGCGGAGCCCATAAACCTGCCGCGATGTACGGAATCCTTGGGTCTTTATTATTTATTCTTGCGGGTCTTGCCATCGGAACGGCAGGAGAGGCGGCAGGCATTTTAAAAGTCGATATCTACCATTTCGTTCTTGCCGGAGCCTGTTATTGCTTGGGCTTTTCTCTAAAAAGACTCGGATAA